One Prevotella intermedia ATCC 25611 = DSM 20706 DNA window includes the following coding sequences:
- the folK gene encoding 2-amino-4-hydroxy-6-hydroxymethyldihydropteridine diphosphokinase, translating to MQHTVYLGLGSNLGNRKAILNEAISLIQNRVGEVVRQSSFLETEPWGFESPNNFLNVCLCVDTQHAPRQLLETTQAIEKEMGRSHKTVNRKYQDRIIDIDILMIDDLKISEPDLKVPHPLMEERDFVMIPLKEIIP from the coding sequence ATGCAGCACACAGTGTATCTTGGGTTAGGCTCTAACCTTGGCAACCGCAAGGCAATCTTAAACGAAGCTATTTCTCTTATTCAGAATAGAGTAGGAGAGGTCGTTCGGCAGTCGTCGTTCCTCGAAACCGAGCCTTGGGGATTCGAAAGTCCTAACAATTTCCTCAATGTTTGCCTATGTGTAGATACGCAGCACGCACCCCGTCAGCTGTTAGAAACCACGCAAGCCATTGAGAAAGAAATGGGACGTAGCCATAAAACCGTTAATCGCAAGTATCAAGACCGCATCATTGATATTGACATTCTGATGATAGACGACCTTAAAATCAGTGAACCCGACCTCAAGGTGCCACACCCTTTAATGGAAGAACGCGACTTTGTGATGATTCCTTTAAAGGAAATTATACCGTAA
- a CDS encoding undecaprenyl-diphosphate phosphatase yields MDLIQTIIIAIVEGLTEFLPVSSTGHMIITQHLLGVQQGNPFVHAFTFIIQFGAILSVVCLYWKKFFSFKPEMWKLYGLLIIGVLPAVVVGLAAKKSGLLDWLLDSIWVVAITLVLGGIFMLFCDNIFNKGREENEVTPKRAFLIGLFQCLSVIPGMSRSMSTIVGGMANKLTRKKAAEFSFFLAVPTMAGATILDVYDMMKEDVKWATSDNFFLLGVGCVVSFAVAIFAMKWFVSFLTKYGFKAFGWYRIIVGVILLAMLLSGMSLNMVD; encoded by the coding sequence ATGGACTTAATTCAAACCATTATTATTGCCATTGTTGAAGGCTTGACAGAGTTCCTGCCTGTGTCTTCGACAGGTCATATGATAATAACCCAACACCTGTTGGGCGTGCAGCAGGGCAATCCGTTTGTTCACGCTTTTACGTTCATCATACAGTTTGGAGCTATTCTTTCGGTTGTTTGTCTGTATTGGAAGAAGTTTTTTTCCTTCAAGCCTGAAATGTGGAAACTGTACGGACTGCTTATCATTGGTGTGTTGCCAGCTGTTGTTGTAGGCTTGGCAGCCAAGAAAAGCGGCTTGCTCGATTGGTTGTTGGACTCTATTTGGGTGGTAGCCATAACGCTTGTGCTGGGTGGTATCTTTATGCTTTTCTGCGATAACATCTTCAATAAGGGCAGAGAAGAGAACGAAGTAACGCCTAAGCGTGCGTTTCTCATAGGTTTGTTCCAATGTCTTTCGGTCATTCCCGGTATGAGCCGCTCTATGTCTACCATTGTTGGTGGTATGGCAAACAAACTTACACGCAAGAAAGCAGCAGAGTTTTCGTTCTTCCTTGCCGTACCGACGATGGCGGGCGCAACTATTCTTGACGTGTACGATATGATGAAGGAAGATGTAAAATGGGCTACAAGCGACAACTTTTTCTTATTAGGTGTAGGCTGTGTGGTTTCTTTTGCAGTTGCCATATTTGCTATGAAGTGGTTTGTAAGCTTCCTTACGAAGTATGGTTTTAAAGCCTTTGGTTGGTATCGTATCATCGTTGGTGTTATCCTTTTGGCGATGTTGCTTTCTGGAATGTCGCTGAATATGGTCGATTAA
- a CDS encoding Dps family protein — protein sequence MKNLEFIGLEESKVSKVREALAQLLADFQIYYTNLRNLHWNVKGHSFFIMHEKYEEMYNSAAAHVDEIAERILQLGGTPESKFSEYLKIATIKELGKVECGKEAMEHILGYFKNLIAQERALIALAGEANDDVTADLMTGYIAAQEKTVWMLLAFAEHHHKGDCGCEKK from the coding sequence ATGAAGAATTTAGAATTTATCGGATTAGAAGAGAGTAAGGTAAGCAAAGTAAGAGAAGCACTTGCACAGTTGTTGGCAGATTTCCAAATCTATTATACCAACCTCCGCAACCTCCACTGGAACGTAAAAGGACACAGCTTCTTCATTATGCACGAGAAGTACGAAGAAATGTATAACAGTGCTGCTGCACACGTAGACGAAATTGCAGAGCGCATTCTGCAGCTGGGTGGCACACCCGAAAGCAAGTTCAGCGAGTACCTGAAGATAGCAACCATCAAGGAACTTGGCAAGGTAGAATGTGGCAAAGAGGCTATGGAGCACATCTTAGGCTACTTCAAGAACCTCATTGCACAAGAACGTGCGCTCATCGCATTGGCAGGTGAAGCAAACGACGACGTAACTGCCGACCTTATGACGGGCTACATTGCAGCACAGGAAAAGACTGTTTGGATGCTCCTCGCTTTTGCTGAACACCACCACAAAGGCGACTGTGGTTGCGAAAAGAAGTAA
- the truB gene encoding tRNA pseudouridine(55) synthase TruB, translated as MNFKEGVIIPIDKPYGITSFKALAHVRYLCSKAQGGRVKIGHAGTLDPLATGVLILATGKMTKQIETLQTHTKEYVATMQLGATTPSYDMEHEENETFPTEHITRELIETELQQFIGDIEQIPPTYSAVKVNGQRAFDYRRNGEDVVLKPKKIRIDEIEITSFDAEKMQLTLRVVCGKGTYIRALARDLGRAINSGAYLVALRRTQVGDIRVEKCINYDHFQEWLNEQNIEITDK; from the coding sequence ATGAATTTCAAGGAAGGTGTTATCATACCCATCGACAAACCGTATGGAATAACGAGTTTCAAGGCGTTGGCGCACGTGCGTTATCTTTGCTCGAAGGCGCAGGGAGGACGTGTAAAGATAGGTCATGCAGGTACGCTCGACCCATTGGCAACAGGTGTTCTCATTCTTGCAACAGGCAAAATGACCAAGCAGATAGAAACTTTGCAGACGCATACAAAGGAGTATGTTGCCACAATGCAGTTGGGAGCGACCACACCAAGCTATGATATGGAGCACGAGGAAAACGAAACTTTCCCCACAGAACATATCACGAGAGAGCTGATAGAAACGGAATTGCAGCAGTTTATCGGCGACATTGAGCAGATACCGCCTACTTACAGTGCTGTAAAAGTGAATGGACAACGTGCTTTCGACTATCGTAGAAACGGCGAGGACGTAGTTCTGAAACCTAAGAAAATAAGGATAGACGAAATAGAAATTACCAGTTTCGATGCCGAGAAGATGCAACTTACACTCCGAGTTGTTTGCGGCAAGGGAACCTACATACGCGCATTGGCACGCGATTTAGGGCGTGCTATCAATAGCGGTGCCTATCTTGTTGCGCTCCGACGCACCCAAGTAGGCGATATAAGAGTAGAAAAATGTATAAATTACGACCATTTCCAAGAATGGTTGAACGAACAGAACATAGAAATTACAGATAAATGA
- a CDS encoding cell division protein FtsX, which produces MAKRHKKIEKPHSLQVVTLCISTAMVLILIGMVVLTVFTSRNLSQFVKENLTVTMILQPDMSNEECATLCAQVDQLHYISNLNFVSKEEALKEGTRELGANPAEFAGENPFTAEIEVKLKANYANNDSIKAIAGQLKKFKGVSDITYRQDLVESVNRTLGKISIVLLIIAALLTVVSFSLINNTIRLSMYARRFTIHTMKLVGASWNFIRMPFLRTAVLQGFVSALIAIAVLGLGMYLLYTYDPEIAVVLDLNVMVVTAVIMLAFGILITFFCSWLSVNKFLRMKASSLYKI; this is translated from the coding sequence ATGGCGAAAAGACATAAAAAGATAGAGAAGCCTCACAGCTTGCAAGTAGTAACGCTCTGCATAAGCACGGCAATGGTGCTTATCCTTATCGGAATGGTGGTTTTAACGGTGTTTACGAGCCGCAACCTCAGCCAATTCGTGAAAGAGAATTTGACGGTAACGATGATTCTTCAACCCGATATGAGCAACGAAGAATGTGCAACGCTGTGTGCGCAAGTAGACCAATTGCACTATATCAGTAATCTGAACTTCGTTTCCAAGGAAGAAGCCTTGAAGGAAGGCACTCGCGAATTGGGAGCCAATCCTGCCGAATTTGCAGGCGAAAACCCGTTTACGGCAGAAATTGAGGTGAAGTTAAAGGCAAATTATGCCAACAACGACTCTATTAAAGCCATTGCAGGACAGCTGAAGAAGTTCAAGGGTGTCAGCGATATTACCTACCGACAAGACTTGGTGGAAAGCGTGAACCGAACGTTGGGCAAGATTAGTATTGTGCTGCTGATTATCGCAGCCTTGCTTACGGTGGTGTCGTTCTCGCTCATTAACAATACGATACGTTTGAGTATGTATGCCCGCCGCTTCACCATTCACACGATGAAGCTCGTTGGTGCATCGTGGAACTTCATACGAATGCCATTCCTGCGCACAGCCGTTTTGCAGGGTTTCGTATCTGCCTTGATAGCGATTGCCGTGCTTGGCTTGGGTATGTACCTATTATATACTTACGACCCAGAGATAGCTGTGGTGCTGGATTTGAATGTTATGGTGGTTACTGCCGTTATTATGTTGGCATTTGGCATTCTCATCACTTTCTTCTGCTCGTGGCTTTCGGTGAACAAGTTCTTGCGAATGAAAGCAAGTTCGCTGTATAAAATCTAA
- a CDS encoding DUF3098 domain-containing protein translates to MDKKNLAFSKINFILLAISVAIVVLGFILMSGGSSTETQYNPEIFSAMKIKVAPVVTFIGFISIIGAIMYQPKHKDDAEA, encoded by the coding sequence ATGGATAAGAAGAATTTAGCATTTAGCAAAATCAATTTCATCTTGTTGGCTATCAGTGTTGCCATTGTAGTGTTGGGCTTCATATTGATGAGCGGTGGCAGTTCTACCGAGACGCAGTATAATCCTGAAATCTTCAGTGCTATGAAGATAAAGGTTGCTCCTGTAGTTACATTCATTGGTTTCATCTCTATTATTGGTGCCATTATGTACCAGCCGAAACATAAAGACGACGCCGAAGCATAA
- the queA gene encoding tRNA preQ1(34) S-adenosylmethionine ribosyltransferase-isomerase QueA, whose translation MKLSQFKFNLPNEQVALYPHSSERVLNRADGTSQVFKVTRRDEARLMVVHKKSGTIDMYNNKKIKGEPTEEDYIRFKDVVNYFDEGDTFIFNDTKVFPARLYGTKEKTDAKIEVFLLRELNQEMRLWDVLVEPARKIRIGNKLFFDESGSMVAEVIDNTTSRGRTLRFLYDCSHEEFKRELYALGEAPLPRYIIDNRPKGADEDFAHADADDLENFQTVFAKHEGAVTAPGTNLHFSEHLMKMMEIKGIQTAYITLHCGLGNFHDIEVEDLTKHKMDSEEMHISAEACKIVNETKAANHRVCAVGASVVKATETAVGTDGMLKEYDGWTNKFIFPPYDFGLADSMLVNFYHPYSTLLMETAAFGGYDLIMEAYDKAVKAGYKFGCFGDALLILND comes from the coding sequence ATGAAGCTTTCGCAATTTAAATTCAACTTGCCCAACGAGCAGGTAGCTTTGTATCCACATTCGTCAGAACGTGTGTTGAACCGTGCCGACGGAACAAGTCAAGTATTCAAAGTAACGCGTAGAGACGAAGCCCGTTTGATGGTTGTGCATAAGAAATCGGGAACGATTGATATGTATAACAACAAGAAAATAAAGGGTGAACCTACGGAAGAAGACTATATCCGCTTTAAAGATGTAGTGAATTATTTTGATGAAGGCGACACCTTTATATTCAACGACACAAAGGTTTTCCCCGCTCGTCTTTATGGTACGAAGGAAAAGACCGATGCTAAAATCGAGGTATTCTTGCTGCGAGAGCTGAATCAAGAAATGCGTTTGTGGGACGTTTTGGTAGAACCTGCCCGCAAAATACGTATTGGCAACAAGCTCTTCTTCGACGAATCGGGCTCTATGGTTGCCGAAGTGATTGACAATACCACGTCGCGTGGACGCACACTTCGCTTCCTTTACGATTGTTCGCACGAAGAATTCAAGCGCGAACTCTATGCTTTGGGCGAGGCACCGCTGCCCCGCTACATCATAGACAACCGTCCGAAAGGTGCCGACGAGGATTTTGCGCATGCCGACGCTGACGATTTGGAGAACTTCCAGACGGTGTTTGCAAAGCACGAAGGAGCGGTTACTGCACCTGGAACAAACCTCCACTTCTCCGAACATCTTATGAAGATGATGGAGATAAAAGGCATTCAGACTGCTTATATCACCTTGCATTGCGGTTTGGGCAACTTCCACGACATTGAAGTGGAAGACCTTACGAAGCACAAAATGGATTCAGAGGAAATGCATATCTCTGCGGAGGCTTGCAAAATCGTGAACGAAACGAAAGCTGCAAACCATCGTGTGTGTGCCGTTGGTGCAAGTGTTGTGAAGGCAACCGAAACTGCTGTAGGCACAGACGGTATGTTGAAAGAATACGATGGTTGGACAAACAAGTTCATCTTCCCACCTTACGACTTCGGTTTGGCAGACTCTATGCTCGTTAATTTCTATCACCCGTATTCTACTTTGTTGATGGAAACAGCGGCATTTGGTGGATACGACCTTATAATGGAGGCTTACGACAAGGCTGTCAAGGCGGGTTATAAGTTCGGTTGCTTCGGTGATGCACTGCTCATCTTGAACGATTAA
- a CDS encoding leucine-rich repeat domain-containing protein — MKKILFLCISLLILGNAKAELKHSTAADGTVTLTLQRTGDLKDGYNGLPETVKNATKMVVVTQNGAQISSEDAYFLFGSWNYQNQFPNILKLDLENAKLMNDADLQWLGMMSKLEYLTFPKTTKEVPTQCLVSKRNNCIKEVIFPDNLENPDEVVNIGVQAFQQSKTLEKIIFKKGVGTIGRQCFAQCTALKNVEFYNGTKTIDAQAFKDCSKLEDIVLPEGLEEIKKGAFHGSAIKTIRLPNSLRYIREQAFGLCYELKTITIPANVELIEKTAFQQNYNLSDVYVLGTETKCAEQGFEPINTQWYTYNGAGTGEKVTRKDYHPYDETKMKTRTVFHYPKAAYEKYVNEDARTLGTSSNTRAYTTGEYGHKWAKIEDGRYNNGNNSNTYPEYKGWQDFMLIGGEVKEESWEDMKGDKWYTMCFPFEMTREQLESAYGATVEVVEFSGVKVAKDKKNNKTIKLEFKKVVEGSTKAHHPYMIHPGFHTGDRKGVLCTITGVDIKKAKENEKADLLKKVSFEADGVTYTFVGNYDDNKQLVEHSYYYYSGDDESKYKNNFYKTKTTAGTKWSKYAACILLTKDDGVKAKVAIEYADNEADTPTKIGTISVVADVLKDNRIYNINGQLINYNVQNMDKLPKGIYIINGKKFVKQ; from the coding sequence ATGAAGAAAATTTTATTTTTATGTATTAGCTTGCTAATACTCGGTAATGCTAAGGCAGAGCTTAAGCATTCTACAGCTGCTGATGGCACTGTTACACTTACATTACAGCGAACAGGAGATTTAAAAGATGGCTACAATGGATTGCCGGAAACAGTTAAAAATGCTACCAAAATGGTGGTTGTTACGCAGAATGGAGCACAGATAAGTTCTGAAGATGCGTATTTCTTGTTTGGTAGTTGGAATTACCAAAATCAATTTCCTAACATTCTAAAACTTGATTTGGAAAATGCTAAATTAATGAATGATGCTGATTTGCAATGGTTGGGAATGATGTCAAAGTTAGAATATCTTACTTTTCCAAAGACTACAAAAGAAGTACCTACTCAATGTTTGGTTAGTAAACGAAATAATTGTATCAAGGAAGTTATTTTCCCTGATAACTTAGAAAATCCTGATGAAGTTGTGAATATAGGGGTTCAAGCATTTCAACAATCAAAGACATTAGAAAAGATAATCTTTAAAAAAGGTGTTGGCACAATAGGTCGTCAATGCTTTGCACAATGTACAGCTTTAAAAAATGTAGAGTTTTATAATGGAACAAAAACGATAGATGCACAGGCATTTAAAGATTGTTCTAAGTTGGAAGATATAGTATTACCCGAAGGATTGGAAGAAATTAAAAAAGGTGCTTTTCATGGTTCGGCAATAAAGACTATTCGTTTGCCAAATTCACTTAGGTATATTCGTGAACAAGCATTTGGGTTATGTTATGAATTAAAAACAATAACAATTCCTGCTAATGTTGAACTTATAGAGAAAACTGCTTTCCAACAGAATTACAATCTTTCAGATGTATATGTTCTTGGTACAGAAACAAAATGTGCCGAACAAGGATTTGAGCCTATTAATACTCAATGGTACACGTACAATGGTGCAGGAACTGGAGAAAAAGTAACAAGAAAAGATTACCACCCTTACGATGAAACGAAAATGAAAACACGTACTGTATTTCATTATCCAAAAGCCGCTTATGAAAAATATGTGAATGAAGACGCAAGAACATTAGGAACTTCTTCTAATACCCGAGCATACACGACAGGTGAATATGGACACAAATGGGCAAAAATAGAAGACGGAAGATACAACAATGGTAACAATTCAAATACCTATCCCGAGTATAAAGGCTGGCAAGACTTTATGCTTATTGGGGGCGAAGTAAAAGAAGAAAGCTGGGAAGATATGAAAGGCGATAAGTGGTATACGATGTGTTTTCCATTCGAAATGACTCGTGAGCAATTGGAAAGTGCATACGGTGCTACTGTTGAAGTTGTTGAGTTCTCTGGTGTTAAAGTTGCCAAAGACAAGAAGAATAATAAAACCATTAAGTTAGAATTTAAAAAAGTGGTAGAAGGAAGTACGAAAGCTCACCACCCTTATATGATTCACCCAGGATTTCATACTGGTGATAGGAAAGGCGTACTGTGCACTATTACAGGTGTTGATATAAAGAAAGCAAAAGAAAACGAAAAGGCAGACTTATTAAAGAAGGTTTCCTTTGAAGCTGATGGTGTTACTTATACGTTCGTAGGCAATTATGATGATAATAAGCAACTGGTAGAACACTCTTATTATTATTACTCTGGCGACGATGAAAGTAAGTATAAAAACAACTTTTATAAAACAAAAACAACTGCTGGTACGAAGTGGTCGAAGTATGCAGCTTGCATTCTTCTTACCAAAGACGATGGAGTAAAGGCTAAGGTTGCTATTGAATATGCTGACAACGAAGCAGATACTCCTACCAAAATAGGTACAATATCAGTGGTTGCCGATGTGCTTAAGGACAATAGGATATATAATATCAATGGACAATTGATAAATTACAACGTCCAGAATATGGATAAACTTCCTAAAGGTATCTATATTATTAATGGTAAGAAATTTGTAAAACAATAA
- a CDS encoding pseudouridine synthase translates to MIKLLFKMKKSYIATQTSIIYVESETVLAGSGAQAGASVGGEGSPNEQNQDEIHEGGPGIAGAKWTEFE, encoded by the coding sequence ATGATAAAACTTTTATTTAAAATGAAGAAAAGCTATATTGCTACACAGACCAGTATTATATATGTGGAAAGTGAAACCGTTTTGGCGGGTAGCGGAGCTCAAGCCGGTGCAAGTGTCGGTGGAGAAGGAAGTCCAAATGAACAAAATCAAGATGAAATTCACGAAGGTGGTCCTGGTATAGCAGGTGCAAAATGGACTGAATTTGAGTAA
- the rpsO gene encoding 30S ribosomal protein S15, with amino-acid sequence MYLSKEKKEEIFSQYGKEQKVEDTGSAESQIALFTYRIKHLTEHVKKNHKDFVTTRSLTRLVGKRRALLDYLYKHDIERYRAIIKKLGLRR; translated from the coding sequence ATGTATTTAAGCAAAGAAAAGAAAGAAGAAATCTTCAGCCAGTACGGCAAAGAACAGAAGGTAGAGGACACTGGTTCAGCAGAAAGCCAAATCGCATTGTTCACCTATCGCATCAAGCACTTGACAGAACACGTTAAGAAGAACCACAAGGACTTCGTTACAACTCGTTCACTTACTCGTCTTGTAGGTAAGCGTCGTGCGCTTCTCGACTATCTGTACAAACACGACATCGAGCGTTACCGTGCAATCATTAAGAAACTCGGCCTTCGTCGATAA
- the typA gene encoding translational GTPase TypA yields the protein MQDIRNIAVIAHVDHGKTTLVDKMMLAGKLFRDGQNNSDEVLDSNDLERERGITILSKNVSINWKDTKINILDTPGHSDFGGEVERVLNMADGCLLLVDAFEGPMPQTRFVLQKALQLGLKPVVVVNKVDKPNCRPEEVYEMVFDLMCDLNATEEQLDFPVVYGSAKNGWMSASWKEQTENIDYLLDLIVKAIPAPRRLEGTPQMLITSLDFSSYTGRIAVGRVHRGTLKDGQNITICHRDGSKERTKIKELHTFEGMTHRKTDAVGSGDICAIIGLEHFEIGDTIADYDNPEALPPIAVDEPTMSMLFTINDSPFFGKEGKFCTSRHISERLDKELEKNLALRVSPVEGAMDKWLVSGRGVLHLSVLVETMRREGYELQVGQPQVIYKEIDGQRCEPIEELTINVPDEFSSKMIDMVTRRKGELLSMDTEGDRVNIMFEIPSRGIMGLRTNVLTASQGEAIMAHRFKEYQPFKGEITRRTNGSMIAMENGTAYAYSIDKLQDRGKFFIDPGEEVYGGQVVGEHVHEKDLVINVTKAKQLTNVRASGSDDKARVIPKVEMSLEECIEYIKVDEYIEVTPKSIRMRKILLDHLERKRESKE from the coding sequence ATGCAAGATATTAGGAACATCGCAGTAATTGCGCACGTAGACCACGGTAAAACAACGCTGGTAGACAAGATGATGCTCGCTGGAAAACTCTTCCGTGACGGACAAAACAACAGCGACGAAGTGTTAGACTCCAATGACTTGGAGCGCGAACGAGGGATAACAATTCTCAGCAAAAACGTAAGTATCAATTGGAAAGATACTAAAATAAATATTCTTGATACACCGGGGCACTCCGATTTCGGTGGCGAAGTAGAACGTGTGTTGAATATGGCAGACGGCTGTTTGCTGTTGGTAGACGCCTTCGAAGGTCCTATGCCGCAGACACGCTTTGTGCTTCAGAAGGCTCTGCAATTGGGTTTGAAGCCTGTTGTGGTAGTGAACAAGGTGGACAAACCTAACTGTCGCCCTGAAGAAGTGTACGAAATGGTGTTCGACTTGATGTGCGATTTGAACGCTACGGAGGAACAGTTGGACTTCCCCGTGGTATATGGCTCGGCAAAGAACGGCTGGATGAGCGCAAGCTGGAAGGAGCAAACCGAAAACATAGATTATCTTTTAGACTTAATCGTCAAGGCTATTCCTGCGCCACGCCGATTGGAAGGTACGCCGCAGATGCTCATTACATCGTTGGATTTCTCAAGTTATACGGGGCGAATTGCTGTCGGTCGTGTGCATCGTGGCACATTGAAAGACGGTCAGAACATTACGATCTGCCATAGAGACGGCAGCAAGGAACGCACAAAGATTAAGGAACTGCACACCTTCGAGGGTATGACGCACCGCAAGACCGATGCTGTCGGCTCTGGCGATATATGTGCCATCATCGGTTTGGAGCATTTCGAGATTGGCGATACCATTGCCGATTACGACAATCCAGAAGCTTTGCCACCCATTGCAGTGGACGAACCAACGATGAGTATGCTCTTTACCATTAACGATTCGCCTTTCTTTGGAAAGGAAGGCAAGTTCTGTACGTCGCGCCACATAAGCGAACGCCTCGACAAAGAGCTTGAAAAGAACCTCGCCTTGCGTGTTTCGCCCGTAGAAGGAGCCATGGACAAGTGGCTTGTGAGCGGCCGTGGCGTGTTACACCTATCGGTTTTGGTGGAGACAATGCGCCGTGAGGGCTACGAATTGCAGGTGGGACAGCCACAAGTAATATACAAGGAGATAGACGGACAGCGTTGCGAGCCTATCGAGGAACTTACGATTAACGTTCCCGACGAGTTCTCAAGCAAGATGATTGATATGGTAACACGTCGCAAGGGCGAACTCTTGAGTATGGATACAGAGGGCGACCGTGTGAACATAATGTTTGAAATACCTTCTCGTGGTATAATGGGACTCCGCACAAACGTGCTTACTGCAAGTCAGGGCGAGGCGATTATGGCGCACCGTTTCAAGGAATATCAACCTTTCAAGGGCGAAATCACACGTCGTACCAATGGTTCTATGATTGCTATGGAGAACGGAACGGCATACGCTTACTCTATCGACAAGTTGCAAGACCGTGGCAAATTCTTCATCGACCCGGGCGAAGAGGTTTACGGCGGACAGGTTGTCGGCGAGCATGTGCACGAGAAAGACTTGGTTATCAACGTAACAAAGGCGAAGCAACTTACCAATGTGCGTGCGTCAGGCTCTGACGACAAGGCGCGCGTGATACCGAAAGTGGAGATGAGCCTTGAAGAATGTATAGAATATATAAAGGTAGATGAGTATATCGAAGTAACGCCGAAGAGCATTCGTATGCGCAAGATACTGCTCGACCACCTTGAGCGTAAGCGCGAAAGCAAGGAGTAA
- a CDS encoding porin family protein translates to MRRLFLLSLFVLSVFAVQAQPKWGTWSVVPHVGVSFANLTNEAIGVADNRISHSQTRIGFSGGADVYYQLTDKLALSGGVAYTQAGCNFEDVPADLSARSGTVFHDSYFNLGYVDVPLLAHVYVSKGLSFSVGCQPSFLTKATSHTEMQGYETDGKGGIKYDKNEVSEGSAKYLFKKTAFSIPVGLSYEYENVMLTARYNIGLSKVYNHDLSDSKNKIITVSVGYKFNL, encoded by the coding sequence ATGAGACGACTTTTTTTATTATCTTTATTTGTGCTTTCTGTATTCGCAGTACAGGCACAACCTAAGTGGGGAACGTGGTCGGTAGTACCACACGTCGGCGTTAGCTTTGCTAATCTAACCAATGAAGCTATCGGTGTTGCAGATAACAGAATTTCGCATTCGCAGACGAGGATAGGTTTCTCGGGCGGTGCAGATGTATATTACCAACTGACAGATAAGTTGGCGTTGTCTGGTGGTGTTGCTTATACACAGGCAGGTTGCAACTTTGAGGACGTACCTGCCGACCTGTCAGCAAGGAGTGGCACCGTGTTCCATGATTCATATTTCAATCTTGGCTATGTTGATGTTCCATTGCTTGCTCATGTTTATGTATCGAAAGGCTTGTCGTTCTCGGTTGGTTGTCAGCCATCTTTCCTTACAAAGGCTACATCGCACACTGAAATGCAAGGCTATGAAACGGACGGAAAGGGTGGAATAAAGTACGATAAAAATGAAGTTAGTGAAGGTAGTGCAAAGTATTTGTTCAAGAAAACCGCCTTTTCCATACCTGTTGGCTTAAGCTACGAATATGAAAACGTGATGCTGACGGCTCGCTACAATATCGGACTTTCAAAGGTTTACAACCACGATTTAAGCGATAGTAAAAACAAAATCATTACAGTATCGGTAGGATACAAGTTTAATTTGTAA